From the genome of Thermoflexus hugenholtzii, one region includes:
- a CDS encoding ATP-binding protein, producing MSANVPRLDLAPKLKRPLQPWNPLDYLRLLYWVFFFPQALRWYVETFADPRYRKATGPDLLPALREDPVQKNMALMGLLSILLAVPFLITGLQWVGVPVNWGGVALIVMPSVLASVTLGVELGKEFGLSGVALGVALGVASSVAFSVAYGVANSVRSDKMLFALCVMLGMALGVVANVAFGVVSGVRFGVALVVAAGVAVGVMVGRMFGALLLVIGLVISVWAGVRSGMVSEVITGVVLSVVLGVLSWVIWVVLGIMASVATGVAISRFPDYLAVMLPTAWKWSRGGGNLHHVTLIPLPNVQKQLEAWLEIDWAAGVYNVNQILAYTLQFIPAVHAVNRVLERMPEERILPAVAELARAPYDWNLVRFSSASLQEALFREPKNPEPRLDTPARAACAGFWYLHEKKLEEAVRAFEVVRHLPYGNEMLEIASALKAAMEAESVPGIAAWANRSAIFSSHEKGPSLRPGTTAALRQLAEAAGEIRTAREAVSPALRSAAVGRAIGILTRLIETAGETCEPPEADLIREVAVRWREVLTRWIGEIGEEVLLHPVENPFMEGASGRPVRKTFVGRSGVLERLERWWASPPDTPLPVLILYGHRRMGKSSILLRLQEKRPPNILIASTDMQDLIAADHTGQLLQKFAGAIHAAARTAGLDPGPPPDRAEYASFGQATEALNRLLERLDPQMAGRRLVLTVDEYELIEEKIEVGKFEPDFLRYLRAALGRHLWLNLILAGRQRLEEELRHYHAVFYGSAEPVKVTFLSRDEAVWLIRRPTDDFALDMEEPLAEEIYRLTGGQPYLIQRLCYELVERWNERFRREGRNTPRRVTVEDLRAMLTPEFFREFFLTAEYYFSGVWEEAGPDGQRILQAFAGSEQTVRSRQDLIQAAGLDPEAGEKAFQTLIHHDLVTETEEGIRLSVPLMAQWLRMALYK from the coding sequence ATGAGCGCAAATGTCCCCCGCCTGGATTTGGCTCCCAAGTTGAAACGCCCCCTCCAGCCCTGGAACCCGCTGGACTACCTGCGGCTCCTCTACTGGGTCTTTTTCTTCCCTCAGGCCCTCCGCTGGTATGTGGAGACCTTCGCGGACCCCAGGTATCGGAAGGCCACTGGCCCCGACCTTCTCCCCGCCCTGAGGGAGGACCCAGTTCAGAAGAATATGGCGCTGATGGGGTTGCTTTCGATCCTCCTTGCAGTTCCTTTCTTGATTACCGGATTGCAATGGGTAGGGGTCCCGGTAAATTGGGGCGGTGTAGCACTCATCGTGATGCCCAGCGTATTGGCCAGCGTGACGCTCGGTGTGGAGCTCGGTAAGGAGTTCGGCCTGAGCGGCGTGGCGCTCGGCGTGGCGCTCGGCGTAGCGTCCAGCGTAGCGTTCAGCGTGGCGTATGGCGTGGCGAACAGCGTGAGAAGCGACAAGATGCTCTTCGCACTCTGCGTGATGCTCGGCATGGCGCTCGGCGTGGTGGCCAATGTGGCGTTCGGCGTGGTGAGCGGCGTAAGGTTTGGCGTGGCGCTCGTCGTGGCGGCCGGCGTGGCAGTCGGCGTGATGGTTGGCAGGATGTTCGGCGCCCTCCTCTTAGTGATCGGCTTGGTGATCAGCGTGTGGGCCGGCGTGAGGTCCGGCATGGTGAGCGAAGTGATAACCGGCGTAGTGCTTAGCGTGGTGCTCGGCGTGCTCTCCTGGGTGATCTGGGTGGTGCTTGGCATAATGGCCAGCGTGGCCACTGGCGTGGCGATCTCTCGTTTCCCCGATTACCTTGCAGTGATGCTCCCCACCGCATGGAAATGGTCTCGGGGAGGAGGAAATCTGCACCATGTAACGCTGATTCCTCTCCCCAATGTGCAAAAGCAACTGGAAGCTTGGCTGGAGATAGATTGGGCCGCCGGGGTATACAATGTCAATCAGATTCTGGCCTACACGCTTCAATTCATCCCCGCCGTCCACGCCGTCAACCGGGTGCTGGAGCGGATGCCGGAGGAGCGGATCCTCCCGGCCGTAGCGGAACTGGCCCGGGCTCCCTACGACTGGAACCTGGTTCGCTTTAGCTCCGCCTCATTGCAAGAGGCTCTTTTCCGCGAGCCTAAGAATCCAGAGCCGCGCCTGGATACCCCGGCCCGGGCCGCCTGCGCCGGGTTCTGGTATCTCCACGAAAAGAAACTGGAGGAAGCGGTCCGGGCTTTTGAGGTCGTCCGTCATCTCCCCTATGGGAACGAGATGCTGGAGATCGCCTCCGCGCTGAAGGCCGCGATGGAGGCGGAAAGCGTCCCGGGCATTGCCGCGTGGGCCAACCGCAGCGCAATCTTCAGCTCGCATGAAAAAGGCCCCTCCCTGCGCCCCGGAACGACAGCGGCCCTCCGGCAGCTGGCGGAGGCTGCCGGGGAAATCCGGACCGCCCGGGAGGCGGTGAGCCCTGCGCTCCGCTCCGCCGCCGTCGGCCGGGCCATCGGGATCCTGACCCGCCTGATCGAGACCGCCGGGGAAACGTGCGAGCCCCCGGAGGCGGATTTGATCCGGGAGGTCGCTGTCCGATGGCGGGAGGTCCTAACCCGTTGGATCGGAGAGATCGGAGAGGAGGTCCTGCTACACCCGGTGGAGAACCCCTTCATGGAGGGGGCCAGCGGCCGCCCGGTGCGGAAGACCTTCGTCGGTCGGAGCGGGGTGCTGGAAAGACTGGAGCGCTGGTGGGCCAGCCCCCCGGATACCCCCCTCCCCGTCCTCATCCTCTACGGCCACCGGCGGATGGGCAAGTCCTCCATCCTCCTGCGGTTGCAGGAGAAGCGGCCGCCGAACATCCTGATTGCCTCCACCGATATGCAGGATCTCATCGCCGCCGACCACACCGGCCAACTTCTCCAGAAGTTCGCCGGAGCGATCCACGCGGCGGCCCGAACGGCAGGCCTGGACCCCGGCCCCCCTCCCGACCGCGCAGAATACGCCTCCTTCGGGCAGGCCACGGAGGCCCTCAACCGTCTTCTCGAACGGCTGGACCCGCAGATGGCGGGCCGGCGCTTAGTGCTGACGGTGGACGAGTATGAGCTGATCGAGGAGAAGATCGAGGTCGGGAAATTTGAGCCGGACTTCCTCCGTTACCTGCGGGCCGCGCTGGGGCGGCATCTCTGGCTGAACCTCATCCTGGCGGGGCGTCAGCGGCTGGAGGAGGAGCTGCGCCATTACCACGCCGTCTTCTACGGAAGCGCGGAGCCGGTGAAGGTGACCTTTCTGAGCCGGGACGAGGCCGTCTGGCTCATCCGCCGCCCCACGGATGACTTCGCGCTGGATATGGAGGAACCGCTGGCGGAGGAGATTTACCGCCTGACCGGTGGGCAACCCTACCTGATCCAGCGGCTCTGCTACGAACTGGTGGAGCGCTGGAACGAGCGTTTCCGGCGGGAAGGGCGGAACACCCCCCGCCGGGTGACGGTGGAGGACTTGAGGGCCATGCTCACTCCCGAATTCTTCCGGGAGTTCTTCCTGACTGCCGAATATTACTTCAGCGGCGTCTGGGAGGAGGCCGGCCCCGATGGCCAGCGCATCCTGCAGGCCTTTGCAGGGTCGGAACAGACGGTCCGTTCACGCCAGGACCTGATTCAGGCAGCCGGATTGGACCCGGAGGCCGGAGAGAAGGCCTTCCAGACCCTGATCCACCACGACCTCGTGACGGAGACGGAAGAAGGGATACGGCTTTCCGTCCCCCTGATGGCCCAGTGGCTGCGCATGGCGCTTTACAAGTAA